Proteins encoded within one genomic window of Bradyrhizobium sp. 186:
- a CDS encoding malonic semialdehyde reductase — translation MVTLLDDSALDTIFREARTQNKWFDKPVSREQLAALYDLMRWGPTSANCFPVRIVFVTTPAAKERLKPLVLEGNRQKVTDAPVTAIIGYDTRFYDWLPRLFPHVDARSWFIDKPGFAETTAFRNSSLQGAYFIMAARAIGLDCGPMSGFDNEAVDREFFPGGQVKSNFICAIGYGDPAGLFERLPRPDINEVCSFV, via the coding sequence ATGGTGACGCTGCTCGATGATTCCGCGCTTGATACGATCTTTCGTGAGGCGCGTACCCAAAACAAGTGGTTCGATAAGCCGGTTTCGCGTGAGCAACTCGCTGCGCTGTACGATCTGATGCGCTGGGGTCCGACCAGCGCGAACTGCTTCCCCGTGCGCATCGTGTTCGTGACGACGCCGGCGGCGAAGGAGCGATTAAAGCCCCTCGTCCTCGAGGGTAACCGGCAAAAGGTGACAGACGCGCCGGTGACAGCGATCATCGGTTACGACACCAGGTTCTACGACTGGCTGCCGCGCCTGTTTCCGCACGTTGATGCCCGATCCTGGTTTATCGACAAGCCCGGTTTTGCCGAAACAACAGCTTTCCGCAACAGCAGCCTGCAGGGCGCCTACTTTATCATGGCGGCGCGGGCCATCGGGCTCGACTGCGGACCGATGTCTGGGTTCGACAATGAGGCTGTCGATCGGGAATTCTTCCCCGGTGGCCAAGTCAAATCGAACTTTATCTGTGCCATCGGCTATGGCGATCCGGCGGGCTTGTTTGAACGTCTGCCGCGTCCGGATATCAACGAGGTGTGCTCGTTCGTGTAA
- a CDS encoding GYD domain-containing protein → MALYALQTAYAPVGWAALLKDPQNRMEAVKPVVQRLGGSVVDGWLTFGDYDVLVICQLPDNVSATALSMAISAGGAVKSVKTTPLVTFDEGLEALKKAKDAGYTPPPGEFPYFGVYRGA, encoded by the coding sequence ATGGCTCTTTATGCCTTGCAGACGGCTTACGCCCCTGTCGGGTGGGCAGCCCTGCTCAAAGATCCTCAGAACCGCATGGAGGCCGTCAAACCCGTTGTTCAACGGCTCGGCGGCAGTGTCGTCGACGGCTGGTTGACGTTCGGCGATTACGACGTGCTGGTGATCTGTCAGCTGCCGGACAATGTGAGCGCCACGGCGCTGTCCATGGCGATCTCAGCTGGTGGGGCGGTTAAGAGTGTCAAGACCACGCCGCTCGTGACCTTCGACGAAGGGCTTGAGGCTCTCAAGAAGGCCAAGGACGCAGGATATACGCCGCCACCAGGCGAATTCCCGTACTTTGGCGTGTATCGCGGCGCGTGA
- a CDS encoding glutamate cyclase domain-containing protein: MNESVARIEAIIGRKVKRDIDQMTEWAKGNLARAAEAIMNTPNAHVGIVTGFYIQHAEPPSPETDGLGGMAHLAAGLANAGIPVTVITDTPCAKAVWAVVDALPMPVNLEVVSTTESSVLRLRQYLETGDRPITHLIAIERVSPASDGKPHREHGWDMSRETAPLHLLFDDPAAKRRWYTIGIGDGGNEIGMGSLPKEIIESGIPNGKVIAATTPVDSLIVAGVSNWGGYGLLAAMACTKPALREVLLRYFNRDMDHRILSAAVETGQAVDDSRVDNPGRPQMSVDSIPWEQHAALLEEISAVVASQAR; the protein is encoded by the coding sequence GTGAACGAGTCGGTAGCCCGGATCGAGGCGATCATTGGGCGCAAAGTCAAACGCGATATCGACCAGATGACCGAGTGGGCAAAAGGCAATCTCGCCCGCGCCGCAGAGGCCATCATGAACACGCCCAACGCGCATGTCGGCATTGTTACCGGCTTCTACATCCAGCACGCGGAGCCGCCTTCTCCAGAAACGGACGGGCTCGGCGGGATGGCCCACTTAGCCGCAGGCCTCGCAAATGCAGGCATCCCGGTCACGGTCATTACCGACACACCGTGTGCAAAGGCGGTATGGGCCGTGGTCGATGCGCTGCCGATGCCCGTCAATCTTGAGGTCGTGTCGACGACGGAGAGTTCGGTTCTCCGCCTGCGGCAGTACCTAGAGACAGGCGATCGGCCGATCACTCACTTGATCGCGATAGAGCGGGTTTCTCCGGCTTCGGATGGAAAGCCCCACAGGGAGCACGGATGGGACATGTCGCGCGAAACAGCACCGCTCCATCTTCTCTTTGACGACCCCGCCGCAAAGCGTCGCTGGTACACGATCGGCATCGGGGACGGGGGCAATGAGATTGGGATGGGATCCTTGCCCAAGGAAATCATCGAAAGCGGAATTCCCAATGGCAAGGTGATCGCCGCGACGACTCCGGTCGATTCGCTCATCGTCGCCGGTGTGTCGAACTGGGGAGGGTATGGGCTCCTTGCTGCAATGGCCTGCACGAAGCCAGCGTTACGGGAAGTTCTCCTGCGTTATTTCAATCGCGACATGGATCACCGGATCCTTTCGGCTGCGGTGGAAACCGGGCAGGCGGTCGATGACAGCCGGGTCGATAATCCCGGGCGACCGCAGATGAGTGTCGACAGCATACCCTGGGAGCAGCACGCGGCCCTTCTTGAGGAGATCTCCGCCGTGGTGGCGTCGCAGGCGCGATGA
- a CDS encoding adenosine-specific kinase, whose amino-acid sequence MELTVVPIVKPDAANFVFGQSHFIKTVEDLHEALVGAVPGIRFGLAFCEASGKRLVRWSGNDEAALTLARDNALAVGAGHTFLIFLGDGFFPVNVLAAVRAVPEVCRIYCATANPTQVIVAQTELGRGVLGVVDGASPLGVEADADIVWRKDLLRKIGYKL is encoded by the coding sequence ATGGAACTCACCGTGGTGCCCATCGTCAAGCCGGACGCCGCCAACTTCGTCTTCGGCCAGTCGCATTTCATCAAGACCGTGGAAGACCTCCACGAGGCCTTGGTGGGCGCGGTTCCGGGCATCCGCTTCGGATTGGCCTTCTGCGAGGCCTCCGGTAAGCGGCTGGTGCGCTGGTCGGGCAATGACGAAGCCGCCCTTACCCTCGCACGCGACAACGCATTGGCCGTCGGCGCCGGCCACACTTTCCTGATCTTCCTGGGCGACGGCTTCTTTCCCGTCAACGTGCTGGCTGCGGTGCGCGCGGTGCCGGAGGTCTGCCGCATCTACTGCGCGACGGCCAACCCGACACAGGTGATCGTCGCGCAAACTGAGCTGGGCCGCGGCGTGCTCGGCGTGGTGGATGGCGCCTCGCCGCTGGGTGTCGAAGCCGACGCCGACATTGTGTGGCGGAAAGACCTGCTGCGAAAGATTGGCTACAAGCTGTAG
- a CDS encoding GYD domain-containing protein codes for MPLFITYASYSNTGIKGIIDKPIDRTDPIRTLVEKAGGKLVAAYMTTGPHDVVIVTEQADGSDAVAVGMAAAASGAVAKIETVRAWTLGEFKGIAEKASRCAEVYVPPGR; via the coding sequence ATGCCTTTATTCATCACCTACGCCTCGTATTCCAACACCGGCATCAAGGGCATTATCGATAAGCCGATAGATCGCACCGATCCGATCCGGACGCTGGTCGAGAAGGCGGGCGGCAAGCTTGTAGCGGCCTATATGACGACGGGCCCGCATGACGTGGTGATCGTGACCGAGCAGGCTGATGGATCGGATGCGGTCGCCGTTGGAATGGCCGCAGCTGCAAGCGGCGCCGTGGCCAAAATCGAAACGGTACGTGCCTGGACGCTTGGCGAGTTCAAGGGCATCGCCGAAAAGGCCTCCCGGTGTGCGGAAGTTTACGTTCCGCCCGGGCGGTGA